One window from the genome of Anaerolineales bacterium encodes:
- a CDS encoding NfeD family protein: MEFIGSPLFTNLLYLVLVIGLWLTALAIVSPGTGVLEVLAFSTLGIAVIGMSQVALHWWAIIVLILGVIFLLLALRLKREEMWLLLSAAAFCAGSVFLFRPEGGGVGVYPVVAVITSVVTMAYFWIALRNSIIAYKSKPVIDLSKLLGEIGEVRTPLDPTGSVYISGELWTARAESTLDVGTKVRVCDREGLILVVEPVE, from the coding sequence ATGGAATTTATTGGCTCTCCGTTGTTCACCAACTTGCTATATCTCGTACTTGTCATCGGTTTGTGGCTGACGGCTTTGGCAATCGTCAGTCCGGGCACGGGCGTTTTGGAGGTCCTGGCATTTTCTACTCTCGGCATCGCAGTCATCGGGATGAGTCAGGTCGCACTCCACTGGTGGGCGATCATTGTGCTCATCCTTGGGGTGATCTTCTTATTGCTCGCGCTGCGTTTGAAACGCGAAGAAATGTGGCTTTTGCTATCAGCCGCCGCGTTCTGCGCGGGCTCGGTTTTTCTTTTCCGACCCGAAGGAGGGGGAGTAGGGGTATATCCCGTAGTGGCGGTAATCACGTCAGTGGTAACCATGGCCTACTTCTGGATTGCGCTGCGCAATTCCATCATCGCCTACAAATCGAAGCCCGTGATCGATTTATCCAAGCTTCTGGGCGAGATCGGCGAAGTGCGCACGCCGCTCGATCCAACCGGTTCGGTATACATATCCGGTGAGTTGTGGACAGCACGTGCCGAATCAACCCTGGATGTGGGAACCAAAGTGCGGGTTTGTGATCGAGAAGGCCTGATCTTGGTTGTGGAGCCTGTTGAATGA
- a CDS encoding GNAT family N-acetyltransferase: MSDLQINKVTNENERKEFIFFPWKVYKDDPYWVPPLVSERLEFHDPKKNPFFEHARVEYFLARRNGEIVGTIAAFTNDAYNEFHDSNVGFYGFFEVLDDPEAAALLLRTAEDWARNAGHISIIGPAMFTTNDEVGLLVDGFDDCPRVLMTYNPPRYVDYMEAAGFVKAMDLLAYANNIDDFIENMPEKLVRVVEKVKKTKKLTVRSFRMREFDKEVERFKRVYNSSWERNWGFVPPNEAEIEHIAAGLKQILDPDLALMVEHEGEVVGVGLTLPDMCAPLHYAYPRPSEPELLTMLKLVWHWKIRPKMKWIRVFALGVMPEHRARGVDAMMYLETAKRAKAKGYEMAESSWILENNEMMNRSLKMLGGKVYKTYRMYEKRL, from the coding sequence ATGTCGGATTTGCAGATCAACAAAGTCACCAACGAAAACGAACGAAAGGAATTCATTTTCTTCCCCTGGAAAGTGTACAAGGACGACCCTTACTGGGTTCCTCCGCTCGTCTCTGAGCGGCTTGAGTTCCATGATCCCAAGAAAAATCCTTTCTTCGAACACGCGCGCGTCGAGTACTTCCTCGCTCGGCGTAACGGCGAGATCGTGGGCACGATCGCAGCTTTTACCAACGACGCCTACAACGAGTTCCATGATTCCAACGTGGGGTTTTACGGTTTTTTTGAAGTGCTCGACGACCCGGAGGCCGCCGCACTCTTGCTGCGCACGGCGGAAGACTGGGCTCGAAACGCCGGTCATATTTCCATCATCGGACCGGCGATGTTTACCACCAACGACGAAGTGGGATTACTCGTGGATGGTTTCGATGATTGCCCGCGAGTGTTGATGACCTACAATCCACCGCGCTACGTGGATTACATGGAGGCCGCCGGCTTCGTGAAGGCCATGGATCTATTGGCGTACGCCAACAACATCGACGATTTCATCGAGAACATGCCGGAGAAATTGGTCCGCGTAGTCGAAAAGGTCAAGAAGACCAAGAAGTTGACGGTTCGTTCCTTTCGAATGAGAGAATTCGATAAAGAGGTCGAACGTTTCAAGCGCGTCTACAACAGCTCGTGGGAACGGAACTGGGGTTTCGTTCCACCGAACGAGGCCGAAATCGAACATATCGCCGCCGGACTGAAGCAGATTTTAGATCCCGATTTGGCGTTGATGGTGGAGCATGAGGGCGAGGTGGTTGGTGTCGGACTGACCTTGCCGGATATGTGTGCGCCGCTGCATTATGCTTATCCCCGTCCCAGTGAACCCGAGTTGTTGACCATGCTCAAACTCGTCTGGCATTGGAAGATTCGCCCCAAGATGAAATGGATTCGCGTTTTCGCTCTGGGCGTGATGCCCGAACACCGCGCGCGGGGCGTGGATGCGATGATGTACCTGGAAACGGCGAAACGGGCGAAGGCGAAGGGCTACGAGATGGCGGAGAGCAGTTGGATCCTCGAGAACAACGAAATGATGAATCGTTCGTTGAAGATGTTGGGTGGGAAAGTATACAAAACCTATCGAATGTATGAAAAGCGATTGTAA
- a CDS encoding prolipoprotein diacylglyceryl transferase, producing MRNAYSAIFTIGILASFIWLVWIRPSPERSVKGRKRNDPRLGDIDAGLVALFLGLLGARAGFVFLHWEYFSSNPVEMFWFWQGGLSWTSGALTAILGIRIYAAVSGHSFWSLTDALALPAGFVALSAWSGCYLDGCAYGMQMPQSAWTPPIEDMFGGLTSRWPTQLVGIISSVVILLSLYALSNIRPKRGVLGTLSLTTIAAAAFGLSFTRADPALLIRGIRLDTLGSALVLLLALSGLVCCTLKKDESA from the coding sequence ATGCGCAACGCATATTCAGCAATTTTCACCATCGGCATTCTGGCCAGCTTCATCTGGCTGGTATGGATCAGGCCTTCTCCGGAGCGCTCGGTGAAAGGTCGCAAGCGAAACGATCCGCGCCTCGGGGATATCGACGCGGGTCTCGTTGCCCTGTTTCTCGGTTTGCTTGGTGCGCGGGCGGGCTTCGTCTTCCTTCATTGGGAATACTTCTCGAGCAATCCGGTCGAAATGTTCTGGTTCTGGCAAGGTGGATTGTCCTGGACGAGCGGTGCCTTGACGGCGATTCTGGGGATTCGCATCTATGCTGCTGTCAGCGGTCACTCTTTCTGGTCTCTGACCGACGCTTTGGCACTCCCGGCAGGATTCGTCGCACTCTCCGCATGGTCGGGTTGCTACCTCGATGGCTGCGCCTACGGCATGCAAATGCCGCAAAGTGCCTGGACACCGCCGATCGAGGACATGTTCGGCGGCCTCACCTCGCGCTGGCCGACACAGTTGGTGGGGATCATTTCCAGCGTGGTGATACTGCTCTCGCTGTATGCTCTTTCCAATATACGGCCCAAACGCGGCGTGTTGGGAACGCTCAGTCTGACAACGATCGCCGCCGCGGCGTTTGGGCTCAGTTTCACGCGCGCAGACCCGGCGCTTCTCATCCGCGGCATCCGTCTGGATACACTCGGTTCTGCATTGGTGCTGCTCTTGGCCTTATCGGGTCTCGTCTGCTGCACATTGAAAAAGGATGAAAGTGCCTGA